Within Vicia villosa cultivar HV-30 ecotype Madison, WI linkage group LG1, Vvil1.0, whole genome shotgun sequence, the genomic segment AAGCATAGGAGCTTTGGTAGCAATCACTCCTGAAAGAACTCAGTTACGTTCAACACACATATTTTATTGTGACAACTTGGGCACTGTAGCTATATCTCACAATCCAGTGCTGCATGCGAAGATAAATTATATGGAATTGGACTTTTTTTTCCCTAGGGGAAAAGGTGATCAATAGGAGGAGTCTAACATAACAAATCCACTTGGATTTGAAGGGGAGATATTAGAGTAAGCAACACTAGTAACCAAGTAGAACTGTTTTGTTGagcaaaacaaaataataaacttGTATTGTGCTGACTCAACACAACTGTATTTGATTGTGCAACTGACTCTGTCAGTTACATCATTCTATAAATAGCTTAGTAAAAGCTATTGCAATAAACTTGTTCATTCTAACCATTCCAATATACAATTTCCTTTTTTGAGTTCCAGAAGATGAATTCTTCATCCTCCACTTTCTAATTTTTAGAGGGTACATTTGTTAGATGATATGAAAGTAGTTTATAATATCTAAATATTAATTTAGAGCACCTAAGATCATCTCATAGGATTAATTTCATTTGAGAGTATTTAGGCCATCTCTTCGGTATTAGTTTTCATAGTTCTTTATCCTTATTATAGTTTGTTCCCTCTACACAACGGTAATAAGTTAATAACTGATCTCAAAAGCCCATAGTAGATTAAGACTGCATTACAGAATAATGGAGCATTACAACCCCAACAACATTTGTGTAAAGAAAGAACACTAGCTATTTAGGAGAGCTTTGCATAGCTTAGTAAACCCAAAATCATAATCAACACTTAAAAGTAGCAAACCCAAGCAGAATGTCAATTGATCGTCACTACACATATATGTGATGGGCTTTTACCATACGTATACCAGAAtagaaagaacaaaaaaaaagtagaaatttGCTGGTTATGCAAGGAGGAGAATGGCTGTCATGAGTAAAGAGTAAGTGTTTAGAGGGGAGTGTAAGAGACTACGGATGGCAGCAAGGAATTGGGGAGAGAATTTTATAGCATTCTTCTTTATTCTTTTATTTCGGAGAAAATTTTGTTTCTCCCAATATATGTTTATCCTTGAGAGCCTTGTAATTTTAATAAGCACATTGGTGCAGCCAGTAGTGTAATATTCATTTGATTATACGTTATCAAAAAAGAAACACTCATCTGTATAATGTATAgagaaataaattaataaaacaaaattagaaATGAAAGGGAGGATTTGATATCTCCTCAACAAAGACTCAGAAGAAAGGAtagaaagatttaaaaaaaaaagaactccAGTCCTGTCCTTTTTTATCTCCGTCTAATCAACGGAATTTGTTTCAACAAATGAAAACCAACTAGACTTCTTAAAAGTTTAAAACAGTAATTAACTAGATCCAGGGGCCTGTATGCTTATGCTAAAGGAACTAAAAGTAGAGCCAAGAACAACATTTCAAAGTTAAAATATATACACTAGTAGTAAAAGATATTGCGAGCAATCGAGCACTGCAAGGCTTGATGTAGTTTTTAAAAGTTCTCAAGCAAAATTGGTAGAAGAATTATATCTCGATTACTAAAAAACAGATTATGCATAAGCATAGATTGACAATGAAGGTTCACCAGTGCTATTCAGCTTCAGGCACCAAAGCAGACACCTCTAGACAATGCAACAGAAAGCTCGGAACCCAGATTATAGATCGGCATTCTTAACTTGCCGAAAATCATGGACCTTGAACAGTTAGAAATTTGCAGAGAGGACATCTTATGATCAATTGCTGGTTTGAAAGACCTAAGCGTGCATTTGCTTCCCTGTCATTAAGTGTAGCAAAATTATGCTAGCATATCAGCTCTAATATTTCAAGTAAATTTGGTAGAAATTTCGGTTTACTGTACCGGGGGGACTAAAGGGAACAGTTCCAAATCCAGTTTGTGAATGAATGATAGAATAATGGTATCACTTGTCATATAAATCAGGGTATTCAATTGTTTAAACTTTGTGGTAGCTAACAATGTTTGTCATGCATTTTGagaaaaaatctaataaaaaatacCCGTTATTAGAAATATGAATGTGTATAATCAATCAGTTTTGTTCACGCAATTTAAGTTAACACGACTTTTCATGGAATGGAAGAGTTTTAGTCATCAATATGAGGATGAAAATTAGAATAGGAAACAATATGAAAACTACGTAAGGAAACAACAATTTGTGATCTAGCTCAGGCAAACAAATAGGAgcccaaaaataaattaaatcgcaGCAGACCCTAAGTCTGACCATAAATGTTCTGGTGAGGAATTCACCAGACCTTCTGCAACAATTTTGAATGTCAACAAATAGTGCATGGATATAGTGGATGCATACCTTCCGTTTGATAGGTACAGATGGATTTGCAGTTGGCTTAAAAAATGATTCCAATCTGGAAACAGAAAAAACCAAAAAGCTAGATATGCAAGAAAAGAGAAATGAAGCCATACTAGTGTCCAATGAGTTAATCACACTTACCGGCCTTGTGATGACTTGTTCTTTGCCGCTTTAATTTTTTCTATTGCCTGCCATTGAAAAAGAAATCATAACAAAAATGTCTTCTGAAGAAACAACAAAAATCCATTGAAACTCAACTCTAAAAACATATTTAGCCTACATACCCTTGTCACCCTGTCACTGCTGAACCCATTCTCATTTACTAGAAATGTTATTAACCCCTGTAAGAAAGGCAACATGTAACTTAGTTGTTTTGCCAAAGAAATTATATATAGAGAGAACAAACAAACATAGGTATGTCAGTATGGAGTAGACCACTTAAGATTATCCTTGTGCATTTGAAAGAATATTTTAAGTTCTCAAAAAAGATGGTTATTACTTCTTCATCTGGAGGAGACcacttaagattaagttcttcatCATCAGTTGAGACCAGTGGTTCTTTAAAAAGTCGTCGAGCCTCCTGATATGGCCAATCGTCTGCTATCTGGTACCTGAATCATTGCTCACACTGTAAATAGTTCCTGAGACAAAACTTGAAATATTTACATCACAATAAATATCATGAACCATGCATTCAAAAGAAACAGCATTTAGATAgcataaaattgagtttttttataCTACCATAAAATTGAGATTGTACGTTAATTAAGCTTCTCCATTAATGATAGACAGCAGAGATGATATTAATCACTGGATAAAGTAGCCAAATTCTTAATGGAGTCCACCAATGTAAttgatataataataaaatttgactGTGGTATGAAACATTACAAAACAATTGTTGAAAAATGTGTCATAGAAGTGGACTCATCATTAAAGATCCAAATATACGGGTCAGATATCTGATTGGCAATGCAGCACAAACATGAGAAAGAGAAATAAGTAATATCTCACAAGCTTTCATCATGCATGTGATAATTTAAATTGCATGCACTTGAAAACAGTGAATTTCAAAATGGGGGGAAAAACCTCTCTTTGTTTAGGTTTTCCAGTATGTTTTCAATAGAGCCGTGTTGACGTATGAGCTTCAAAGCTGTTAGGCCCCCAATACCTGTGGTACACattgattattattaatttatttatattatacacGTGTATGTGTAGCGATCATATTGCAATCATAAAATTAAACATGAATCTAGCATCATTTGGATAAAAATGAGGCAAAATACCTCGAATGTTGTCACAGTAATCACATCCAGAAAGAATGCACAAGTCAATAAATTGGTCCATGGTCAGATCTAGCTCCGCCAAAATCTGAAACATGAGAAGTATAGAAATAAGCAGATCATACACTGAGAAACCCGTACATACTGAAAGCAGTTAACGAAAAAGGACCTTTGCAATGTCAAATTCCATTACTGGAACCTTCTTTGAGCTAGGATCCATTAGATGGCGAAGAAATTTAGGAGCTCCAAACGTTAAGGAATCCATATCTTCAGAAGCCACAGCATAcacctataatatataaaatgttCAACATTAACTATGCATAAACTTTATATCAAAGAAACTAGTATTAATTTGAGTGAAGGCATAACAAAATTTAGAATTATCAAATGCAAAAAACATTAAAGAAAGAACATTTTTTAAATTCTAATGGTTTCATAAAAAGATGAAAGAATATATAGTAACATCTAATCTTCTTTTTATTTCCATGAAGTTTGTTTGAAAAGGAAGCATTTAGTAATAATTTTATCGTATTTTAGTTTTCAATAAGTAAACACACAGCAGATGTCAACTTGCCTTTCCTGCTTTACAAAGAGCAGCACACTGAGCCTCTGCTTCTGAGGGTGCCTGGAGAATTTGAAGCCTTAGTCAAATGCTTAACACATAGTACAATATATTATTTCATTAAGTATTGCAATGTCACCTCCACAACGGGCACTCCCATGAGTCTTAAAAGTTTTTTGCAGTCTTCATTATGTTGTTTTGTCACCTACAAGAGTAATAGAAATATATCCTCAACAGTATATACCAAAACCCTGCTTCAATATCATATAGAAGAAAAACAATAAAAGGTTATGGATTACACATCTCTAAGAAACTTCGACCCACCTTCACTGTCCGTTTACTGAATTTTTCAATATCTTCCTTATTGTCAGCCTGCAATGACAACAAATAGCAGCCAAAGGATGAATATCCTAATTTAATACAAGAAACCTAAGCACAAAAACCAGAGAGAAGTTGCCTATAAACTGCATATACCTCTATTGCTACCGACAAACCCTCTTCCGCCTCAGCTCTCCTTGATAGACTATAacaaagattttgaaaaaaaatacatcACTTGGGAACTTCTGATAAGAATCTATAATTAGAATTccctaaaaataacaaaaacccaCGCAAAAATACCGTTTTTTCAGCTCTTGATTCTTCATATCCGGTGGCTTCCCATCAAAAACATATCTGAATACAAGCATTGAACAAATCAGCTGCGGGTTATAAAATAACTTATTTCATAGAGTTTTTTTATTGAAGGAAAgagaaaatatttcaaaaaaattacactgGCTTCATCCCGGCTTCTAGAAGTCTGATAGTCCGCGAAAACATTCCTTGCAAATGACtataaaattcaaaatcaattaaCTAACACAACAATCAccctaacaaaaaaaaaatgaaacaaaaacaactaaactCAATTAAACTTATCCAATAGAAAATCCACTAAAAACCAATTAACTAACATAATAATCACCCTAAcaacaaaatgaataaaaaacaacTAAACCCAATTAACCTTATCTAATAGAAAATCCACTAAGagattaaattaaattactaCTACAAACCTAGTAACTTCGCCAGCTTCATTAGTGAGCATTTCAGCTCCACTTCTTCCCACAACAATCTACACCAAACCAATTACACACCATAATAAACATTAACATAACCCCTTTCAGTATAATGGTTAAAAATTGAAACTTTATTGTGTTTTTTAGATGTACTACTCACAAGAAACTGGTAAATGCTCATGCTAGCATCAACAGCAATCTTGCGGCCAAAGTAGCTTTCGAAtttgttctccttcatggatgatGGGGCATTATCGGCTAAAAGCTTTGTTAAACCCTAGAAATTAATCAGCATTGACGAAATTAAATTCAATAGTATATAATAATAGTAACCGTGATAAATTTGAGTGAAATTAAATTGAATACCTTAATACCCATTGTTGTTGTGTGTGAAAAATTTGCAGAGAAAGTGGAATGGATGGAGTGAGACGGCAGAAAAAGAAAAGGGGGCGAGGAAATAAACTTCTTCCCGCGCGATCTCCAGTAAGGGTATTTTCGACTTTGTACGGTGACCAGTTGTTAGCCCATTCTATTCTATCTCTAACGGCCCAAACACACCATGAAGCTTTCAGGTTTTATCCAGACACCCCGGTTACACCTGACACCCCCATATTTCAATAATATTTATGTTGCTCTTGTGAAAATTTAAGCTAAAAATTCGGATAAAATACTTGGTAGAACAATCTAAAAAATGTTATCGAGAAAAAAATCTGATAGTATATATGAAAATATGTGGAGATAGTATCATCGTAAACTAACTAAGACCGATGAAGATTTGAAAGTTATGTGGAGATCATATCTGATAGTTATGGAAAGGTGAAATATAATCTTATAGAGCTGAAGACCgatgaagatttgaaatttatgTGGATATCATATCATTGTAGGCGAACTAAGGGATGGATCGAATTTGATGCGACAATATCTAGATTTGTCGATGACATTATCAAGATGTTGAAACGTCTAGAGTCGTCTGATAATGTTTagcttttcttattttattattgttttttttaagttACGTAATCGCTTGTCTAAGTTATGTAACTGTTTGTCAAATGTTAAGTTATGTTCATCATGCATCAATGGAAGTGTCAAAATGTTATCTAATAAAGAGTGTTGTGCAAATATATGAGCAATACTacacataatatataaaaataataataatgtttaaataggtCTCCAAAGGCTATCTATGTTGCATGTGATGCCAAACTATAAGCCTCATTCGGGTTCATCAAACTCATGAGGTTTTTCATAATTACTATTATCATCTATGAGCAATGAGTGACATTTGCACCATATGGAGGCAGTGGCATTTCATCAAAAGGTACCCCAACATCAACATGAAAAGATTCAGCATGAGAAAGTCTAGCGTCATCTCTATGTTGCTTAGGTGGGATGATGCGATAGTGTGATTTAGTAAGATACCACTTCAAATACTCATCCACACACTCAGCATGAAACTTAACTTCCAGTGCACGATCTCTAATGGCAAGTGCAAAACCCATAATGTTACCACAGAACCACCTATCAATGCCTTCAAATAGAATATCATGGACTGGTCGTGGGATGTCCTGCACATATCCAAACTGGCACAAACACATCTCGGATGAGTGTATAGCCACTAACACTTCCCATCGCATATAACCAAAAAAGTGTAATGACATTGAGCTCACCATCCACTCTATGGCCTATGTAGGGTGTCAAGATGACATCATCCATAATCTCTTGGCCCGTGGGAACCCAGCAGTGATAAAAATAACCCGCCTCCCACAAATGGATGTGAAATGCTCACATATTCAACACTACATAATAATAAATACTCGAGTAATAATTTAGTTATAAATAGAATTGaggtaataaaaaataataatttagttaTGTATGAAATAGACTCGTATATCCAGCAAGCTGCCTGGTCTAAAAAAGAGTCACCTCTCCTAGGGCGGCATATAGAAAAGTCAATGCAACACACCCATATGCTCAACTGCAATGCTCAAGGCTGTTAAACAACCACATGTATTTTGCATCGATATATACATGAGACTTGATCGCTAAGATGTAGTATGTATACCCTAGATGTTGCCTCATACATACTCTAACATACTAGATCGTCATACTTATCCCGCAACCAAGATAGGCAAAAGTGAGCACCCCTCATATACCTAAACTTCTTTATCACCTGCTCCTCAGTAACCTTTAATTATTGTACAATTATTATACGTGCAGTCTCCTGACTAATTATATGAGTGGTGAAGAAAC encodes:
- the LOC131644006 gene encoding flap endonuclease 1 isoform X1 codes for the protein MGIKGLTKLLADNAPSSMKENKFESYFGRKIAVDASMSIYQFLIVVGRSGAEMLTNEAGEVTSHLQGMFSRTIRLLEAGMKPVYVFDGKPPDMKNQELKKRLSRRAEAEEGLSVAIEADNKEDIEKFSKRTVKVTKQHNEDCKKLLRLMGVPVVEAPSEAEAQCAALCKAGKVYAVASEDMDSLTFGAPKFLRHLMDPSSKKVPVMEFDIAKILAELDLTMDQFIDLCILSGCDYCDNIRGIGGLTALKLIRQHGSIENILENLNKERYQIADDWPYQEARRLFKEPLVSTDDEELNLKWSPPDEEGLITFLVNENGFSSDRVTRAIEKIKAAKNKSSQGRLESFFKPTANPSVPIKRKGSKCTLRSFKPAIDHKMSSLQISNCSRSMIFGKLRMPIYNLGSELSVALSRGVCFGA
- the LOC131644006 gene encoding flap endonuclease 1 isoform X2: MGIKGLTKLLADNAPSSMKENKFESYFGRKIAVDASMSIYQFLIVVGRSGAEMLTNEAGEVTSHLQGMFSRTIRLLEAGMKPVYVFDGKPPDMKNQELKKRLSRRAEAEEGLSVAIEADNKEDIEKFSKRTVKVTKQHNEDCKKLLRLMGVPVVEAPSEAEAQCAALCKAGKVYAVASEDMDSLTFGAPKFLRHLMDPSSKKVPVMEFDIAKILAELDLTMDQFIDLCILSGCDYCDNIRGIGGLTALKLIRQHGSIENILENLNKERYQIADDWPYQEARRLFKEPLVSTDDEELNLKWSPPDEEGLITFLVNENGFSSDRVTRAIEKIKAAKNKSSQGRLESFFKPTANPSVPIKRKETPVNDAKGANKKTKASDAKGDNKKTKAGGGRKKK